The genome window cggtggaggggatggaaGGGGATTGTGCCTTCGGTGTTTGGTTTGATTTCCTCCAGGAACGCTGCTGAGGCGTCCCCGAAGCGGGAGAGTGTGTCGAGCGAGGTTAGGTAGGTGAACTGGTACACCTGGAAGGAGTCGCTTCCGTTCCTGGAAGAGATAAAGTAAAGGTTTCGAAGGGTGTGTAGTGTCTTGGCGGCCACCACTGGCGCCACATCGTGCTTCTTGAGACGCCAGTCAAGAAGACTGCGGGCCACGACGGCTTGCGAGACGGCGACGATGGCATACATGACTTTCTTGAGGAAGTTCCAGAGCCCCTCCCATGTCCCTGACATGGTTTCCGGAGTGAGGTAGATGCTTTCCTCGGAGATCTCCAGCTCAGAAAGCTTGTTGTTTACTTGCCAATGCTGAAACAGCTTCCCCGTAAACGCGATCAAGTCATCCTGAAGCTGGAGGATTACTTGTGAATCCCGAGCATTCTGAATCGCGTACCCCAGCAACCTCGAAAGGGGGCCCAGGCCAGACACCAatggcttcttctccagctggGTGATATGGAGGTATGACGGCGAGTTTGGTTCCCACGTGAACCTTTCCACAGCTTGCCGAACATCGATATCAACGGCGCCAAGAAAATACCCATCCTCAAGACCATCAGCACCAAACATGGCCGTCGTCGCAGCCGGGATCAGAGCATCGCAGTTCAACGAGGCGCGTGATGACTCCGACAGCAAGGAAAACGTAAAGTTGAGCGCCAAAGTGACAGGTCCAGCAGGCGCTTGCGGGACTGGTTCATTCTTCCTCAGCGCAAGATTGGCAGCCGTGACAACAGCACGCTCAACCGTCCGGCGCATCCCTCCGCTTAACGAATTCCGGTTCCCgctctccatccccatcaacacACCGGCAAACACCAAAAGATGCTGCCATCTGTTTGATTGGCCGTCGGCTCCCTTCAGAACCGCTGCTGCCCATGCGTCACTGCCCAAGCCGCCACCCGCCCGCGGACCCTTGTGTTTGGCGTTCTCAAGCTCGTTCCGGCGCACGTGAATGGCGGCTGAGTTGAAGATGCTGATGACCCGATAACATGTGCGCATGGCATCCGGACGGCCCCATATTGCCGGCGCAATCAATAGTTGTGAGGTGAGCAGCGAAAGATTCAGGGGATTCGAAAGGTTGGTCAACAGCGCCGTGGTTGACCCGTAAATCTGCTCGGTGCGCGCATCGTCGTGAACGTCTT of Podospora pseudopauciseta strain CBS 411.78 chromosome 7 map unlocalized CBS411.78m_7, whole genome shotgun sequence contains these proteins:
- a CDS encoding uncharacterized protein (COG:S; EggNog:ENOG503NZDH) → MSIDRLLTKVLELYQDVHDDARTEQIYGSTTALLTNLSNPLNLSLLTSQLLIAPAIWGRPDAMRTCYRVISIFNSAAIHVRRNELENAKHKGPRAGGGLGSDAWAAAVLKGADGQSNRWQHLLVFAGVLMGMESGNRNSLSGGMRRTVERAVVTAANLALRKNEPVPQAPAGPVTLALNFTFSLLSESSRASLNCDALIPAATTAMFGADGLEDGYFLGAVDIDVRQAVERFTWEPNSPSYLHITQLEKKPLVSGLGPLSRLLGYAIQNARDSQVILQLQDDLIAFTGKLFQHWQVNNKLSELEISEESIYLTPETMSGTWEGLWNFLKKVMYAIVAVSQAVVARSLLDWRLKKHDVAPVVAAKTLHTLRNLYFISSRNGSDSFQVYQFTYLTSLDTLSRFGDASAAFLEEIKPNTEGTIPFHPLHRTLDLFYLNVAEHLPLHLPPEACDKLIIQPAITYLTNAAAPLSPRMMELFESAHSAVLSVLSCPHNAPITVKIVPFYAETLFSSFPKHISPRQFRLAFKTVMQILSPPFPIAASHPQLAETLLEMVRYRASIAGQDPNGQAPLPPPPAADPLEAQEPMSEQSTLVLTLIDALPFLQLDIFEDWMTLAAHAVNEIRDSALREVVKRRFWEVLVSGEMDVERAAIGVAWWGTKGGREAVLFGRAPERQEEMYMMSGALSRPERGSKL